ACTGGCAAATGACCCTCATATGCAAACAACCATTCAGTCGCTCATTGAAAAGTTAAAAGCAAACCATTAAACCTGTGCATAACGCAAAAAGCCTATACACAACTTACCCACATGTGTATAGGCTCTCTTTTACGTAATGGACCCACATATCCACAAATCCACAGGCCCTATTACTACTTCTGTTAAAAAGATTTATCCTAATAAGTTATGATAAAGGCGCAGCCATTATGCAGATTCCAACCAAAATAATGGCGCCGGAGAGGGAGGCTCACGTCGATGCATATTACCGTTCAGCGTGAAAAGCTGTCGAACGCCGTATCGCATGTTAGCAAAGCAGTTTCTAGCAGAACTACGATTCCAATTTTGACCGGGATTAAAATCAAAACGGATGATGAAGGTTTGACACTGACAGCAAGCGATTCTGATGTGTCTATTGAAGTTCAGATCCCGATGGAAGAAGCCGGAGAATGGGGAGTTACCGTACATCAACCTGGTAGCATTGTGTTGACTGCACGTATTTTCAGCGAAATCGTGCGCAAACTGCCAAGCAATGAAATCGATATTCAAGTGGATGATCGTCTCGTAACCAAAATTCGTTCCGGACAAGCTGAGTTCACCATTAACGGAATGGATGCCAACGAATATCCACAGCTGCCGCATCTGGAAGAAGATAAAGTCTTCAGTGTTCCCTGTGATTTACTGAAGGCAATGATTCGTCAGACTGTTTTTGGTGTTTCCACTTCCGAGATGCGTCCGATCTTGACCGGTTTAATGTGGTCGCTTGATCAAGGCAAATTGCGTTTTGTGGCAACAGACAGCCATCGCTTGGCTAGTCGTACCGCAATGGTCGAATGCCCAGAGGATCTTTCTTTCCACAACGTGGTTGTTCCGGGTAAAAGCTGCAATGAATTGGTAAAAATATTAGATGACGACCAAAATCTCGCAGATATCGTTGTTGCGGACAATCAAATCCTGGTGAAGTCCAAGCATATCCTGTTCTATTCCCGTCTCTTGGAAGGAACCTATCCGGACACGACCAGAATTATTCCACAAGGAAGCAAAACGGAGATCACCGTTAGCACCAAGGAGTTTTTGCAATCCATCGAGCGCGCTTCCTTGTTGAGCCGCGAAGGCAAATCGAACGTAGTCAAGCTCGTTACGATGCCTGATGGAACCGTCGAAATTACGTCCAATGCACCTGAGATCGGGAAAGTAACGGACATTTTGATGCCAAAAGCAATGAATGGCGAAGAATTGAAAATTTCCTTCAACGCCAAATACATGATCGATGCGCTGCGTGCAATCGATAGCGCAGAAATCAAAGCGAGCTTTAGCGGCCCGATGAGTCCATTTGTGATTCGTCCGACCGATCATGACTGGATGCTCCATTTGATTTTGCCGGTTCGTACGTACTAAAATGTTTTTACGTAAAAGAAAGGAGCCAAGCCATGCGTGAGGTTTCCATAAGCACAGACTATATTGCTCTCGGCCAATTTTTGAAGCTGGCTGAAATCATTGACACGGGGGGAATGGCCAAAGCTTTTTTGGCTGAGGTTCCGATCCAGATTAATGGAGAGCTGGACAACAGACGTGGACGCAAGCTATATCCTGGCGATGAAGTGGCGATTGAAGGCTATGGTCGCTATCAAGTGGTACGCCCCTGAGAGGAGAGCGTGATTCTTGTTTCTCAAGAACCTGTCGCTAACCAATTATCGCAACTACGAAACGATGTCCCTGTCGTTTGACGGTCCCATCCAGTTGTTTATTGGCAACAACGCTCAAGGGAAAACGAATGCTCTCGAATCGATCTATGTTTTGGCACTCGCCAAATCCCACCGAACGCCCCGCGACAAGGAGCTAATTTCCTGGGATGCCGATTATGCCACGATCCGTAGCGATGTTCTTCGTCGCTACGGTTCTGTTCGTTTAGAGCTGCAGTTGACAACCAAGGGAAAGCGGGCCAAAATCAACGGAATGGAACAGCAGAAGCTGAGCGCCTATGTGGGGGCATTGAATGTCGTCATGTTTGCACCCGAGGATCTTTCCATTGTCAAAGGCGCACCTGCCCAGCGCAGACGCTTCATCGATATGGAAATCGGTCAAGTTTCACCTACGTATCTTTATTATTTGAGCAATTACAACAAAGTGCTGGCCCAGCGAAATCAGCTTTTAAAGGATTTGGCCATGAAAAAAAGTAACTCGCTGGAAATGCTGGCAATTTGGAATACCCAATTAGCCGATTTAGCGGTAAAATTGTTACGGAAGCGTTTTGAGTTCATTCGGAAGTTGGAGACGTGGGCACAGGAAATCCACACTGGCATTACCGATGGCAGGGAAAGACTTTCTTTGCATTACGTTAACTCATCGCCCGTTACAGAAGAGATGACGATAGATCAAGCTGTAGATAAAATGCTTGCTGCCTACGAAGAGGTTCGCGACCGGGAAATCATGCGGGGGAACACCCTTATTGGGCCACACCGTGATGATTTTTCACTTAAAGTGAACAACATGGATGTGCAAACGTATGGTTCCCAGGGACAGCAACGCACCAGTGCGCTGTCCATTAAATTGGCCGAAATTGAGCTGATTAAAGAAGAAGTGGGAGAATACCCCGTTCTGTTGTTGGATGATGTCTTGTCAGAGTTGGATGAACATCGGCAAACATTGCTGCTCGAAACCATTCAGGATCGAGTACAGACGTTTGTAAGTACCACAGGTGTGGAAGGCTTAAAGCATCAGGTTCTCCAGCAAGCCTCTCGTTTTTACGTGAGGGAAGGGAAAATCTCCGGAGAAAGGTAGGGGGTACAGGGATGTTTATTCACATTGGTGGAGATACTGTGGTGAGCACGAAG
This genomic stretch from Brevibacillus brevis harbors:
- the dnaN gene encoding DNA polymerase III subunit beta; translation: MHITVQREKLSNAVSHVSKAVSSRTTIPILTGIKIKTDDEGLTLTASDSDVSIEVQIPMEEAGEWGVTVHQPGSIVLTARIFSEIVRKLPSNEIDIQVDDRLVTKIRSGQAEFTINGMDANEYPQLPHLEEDKVFSVPCDLLKAMIRQTVFGVSTSEMRPILTGLMWSLDQGKLRFVATDSHRLASRTAMVECPEDLSFHNVVVPGKSCNELVKILDDDQNLADIVVADNQILVKSKHILFYSRLLEGTYPDTTRIIPQGSKTEITVSTKEFLQSIERASLLSREGKSNVVKLVTMPDGTVEITSNAPEIGKVTDILMPKAMNGEELKISFNAKYMIDALRAIDSAEIKASFSGPMSPFVIRPTDHDWMLHLILPVRTY
- the yaaA gene encoding S4 domain-containing protein YaaA — protein: MREVSISTDYIALGQFLKLAEIIDTGGMAKAFLAEVPIQINGELDNRRGRKLYPGDEVAIEGYGRYQVVRP
- the recF gene encoding DNA replication/repair protein RecF (All proteins in this family for which functions are known are DNA-binding proteins that assist the filamentation of RecA onto DNA for the initiation of recombination or recombinational repair.) encodes the protein MFLKNLSLTNYRNYETMSLSFDGPIQLFIGNNAQGKTNALESIYVLALAKSHRTPRDKELISWDADYATIRSDVLRRYGSVRLELQLTTKGKRAKINGMEQQKLSAYVGALNVVMFAPEDLSIVKGAPAQRRRFIDMEIGQVSPTYLYYLSNYNKVLAQRNQLLKDLAMKKSNSLEMLAIWNTQLADLAVKLLRKRFEFIRKLETWAQEIHTGITDGRERLSLHYVNSSPVTEEMTIDQAVDKMLAAYEEVRDREIMRGNTLIGPHRDDFSLKVNNMDVQTYGSQGQQRTSALSIKLAEIELIKEEVGEYPVLLLDDVLSELDEHRQTLLLETIQDRVQTFVSTTGVEGLKHQVLQQASRFYVREGKISGER